The window TCGTAAATTAAATGCTCGTACACTTCATCACTCAAAATCAAAATATCTGTACCAGTAACCAGTTTAATCAGGGCTTTCATGTCATCAGCTGATAAAATGCTGCCTGTTGGGTTTTGTGGCGAATTTAAGATGATCATCCGGGTTCTTGACGTAAAAAGCTTCTTCACCATATCCCAGTCTATGGCATAATCGGGAGGGGCAAGTTCGTAGGTCTTAACCAGTCCGCCAAGCAGTTTAATGGTTGGTGCGTAACTATCGTAGGCTGGTTCAAATATAATTACCTCATCTCCAGCACTGATGATAGCGGCCAGCGCAGTAAAAATAGCCTGAGTACCTCCGGCCGTTACTGTAATTTCGGTATCAGGATTATATTTTACTTTATAAAGGTTTTCTACTTTAGCAGCAATGGTTTCTTTTAAAACGGGCAAACCAGGCATGGGTGCATATTGGTTAAAACCATCCTGCATAGCCTTAGTCACCAGTTCAACCAGATTTGGATCGCATGCATAATCCGGAAAACCCTGCGATAGATTAATGGCATTGTGTTCTGCCGCAAGCTTGCTCATCACCGTAAAAATGGTGGTACTTACGCCAGGAAGTTTAGATTGTATATTCAGCATCTTATAAGCGAAAATAGGAAAAAAAGCTTAAAGCCTATAGCAAAGCCCTTAAAAACGATAGGTCAGGGGCATCAATTAAAGTTTATATCAGATTAAACCCTGAGTTTAATATCGTGTCAATGCAAATGGTGTTGGCTTTGGTGATGATTCAAAAAGCAGTGGGTCAAAACGTATCATTTCCAATATAATTTAAGCTTATTTATAATTATTCCAAATTAAACCATTTCCTTTGTAAGGCAATCTCAAATTAACTTGAATATGAAATTTAAACACCTGGCCACAGCCTTTCTGTTGGTGGTTACAGCTTCTTCTTTTATTACGCCGGTTAAACCCTTGCGTACTTTTGTATCCAATTATGAAAATGTACTGGGAACATCGTTAGAGCTAAAATTTAAAGCGGCCACTCAAGCTGATGCCAACCTAGCAGAAGCACGTGCCCTGAATGAAATTGATCGTTTAGATCATATTTTAAGTGCTTATAAAGCTGATAGTGAATTTAGCAAATGGATGAATAATAGACAGCAAACCGTTAAAATTTCGCCCGAATTATTTGAGGTATTACAGCAGTTCGAACATTATAAAACGGTAACCAATGGCGCCATCGATGCTTCGGCAGAAGTGATTAGCAGGGTATGGAAAAAGGCTGCTGAAGCCAATCGTTTACCCACTGAAGCGGTATTACAGGATGCAGTGAGCCTGGTTAAACAAAAGCACTACAGTCTTGATGCACAAAATAAAACCGTTACGCGCCTGAATCATGCACCACTTGCTTTAAACTCGTTTGCCAAAAGCTATATCATCAATAAGGCTGCAGAAGCCGCTATGCAGGCGCCAGGGATTGAAAATGTGGTGGTTAATATTGGTGGCGATATGGTGATTAAAGGTAGCCAAACCGAAAACATTGAAATTACAAACCCTAAGGCATCTGCCGAAAACGAAGCCGCTTTAACTACGGTAAAAGTAGCCAATATGGCTGTAGCAACCAGTGGTAACTACCACAGGGGTTTTAGCATAGGTGGCAAATGGTATTCGCATATCGTTGATCCACGTAGCGGAAAGCCTGTATCAGAGATTATCAGTGCTACAGTTATCGCAACCAATGCAAGTGAGGCCGGTGCGCTGGCAACAGCCTTTAACGTACTTACCCTAAATGAAATTGCGCAACTAACTTCGGGCAACAATGATATCGCCTATTTATTGGTTACTAAAGACGGCAATGAGGTTAAGAGTAAAAACTGGAATAAATACGAGCTTGTAGAAGAGAAAAAGACTGTTACCAGCCCAAAGGCTAACCGTGCCGATAAACTTTGGAATACCAAATTTGAATTGCTGGTTAATCTCGAAATTGCCAGTATCGAATCGGCTGATGGTCGTAGGGTACGCCGTCCTTTTGTAGCGGTTTGGGTAGAAGATGCAGCAAAAAATCCTGTTCGCAACCTGGCCATCTGGTACAATAAACCCCGCTGGTTACCAGACTTAAAATCGTGGACGAGATCAAACGGCGATGAATTTAAAAAAGGTGCCGAAGGCAAATTGAGTTCAACCAGTTCTGCAACTCGCGGCCCGGGTAAGTATAGCTTAGTTTGGGACGGTAAAAATGATAGCGGACAATTGGTAAAAGAAGGCAAATACACCGTTTATATCGAAGTGGCTCGTGAGCACGGTACCTATCAGCTTATTTCGAAAGAAATGAAATTTGCCGGCTCAGCACAAAAATTAGAATTAACCCCCAATCCGGAATTAGCATCAGCATCACTTGAATACAGAAAAATCGGAACCGCAAAAAAGTAGTTTAATTGCCGTACCGGCAGGTTTAGGTAAAATGGCAGTAAAAAAAGAGAGTGGCAAAGGTAAGGGTAAAAAGCGTTTAGCCGGATTATCACGATGGCTGCACATTTACCTTTCGATGGTGAGTTTTACCATCCTTTTATTCTTTGCCGTTTCGGGTTTAACTTTAAACCATGCCGATTGGTTTACCCCAGGCAAGGAAGTGGTTACCAAAGATTCGGGAACAGTTAACCTCAAATGGATTAAGGTAGCCGATACATCAAAAATTAATAAATTGCAATTGGTAGAATTCCTGCGGAATAAACATGAGGTAAAAGGTGCTTTGGGCGATTTTAGGATTGAAGAACAGGAGTTAAGCTTAACTTTTAATGGGCCTGGTTATGTAGCAGATGCTTTTATCGATCGTGAAACAGGTAAATACGAACTTGCTGTTACGCGGATGGGTGTTGTTGCGGTAATAAACGATTTGCATAAAGGCAGGGATTCTGGCAAAGCCTGGTCGTGGATTATTGATATCTCGGCTGTATTGATGACACTGGTTTCTATTTCAGGGATTATTCTGATTTGTTTTATTAAAAAGAAACGTTTGAGTGGTTTTATTATCGCTGCAGCAGGAACGATTGCTTGTTATTTGATTTATAAGTTTTTAGTGCCATAATTGTTTACCACAAAGACAGAAGAAACACAAAGCGGTGTTTATTTATAAAAAATGCTGAAAGAAAATCGTGGTGTCATCAGTCTTAACCGTCATTTCGAACGAAGTCGAGAAATCTAACTAGTTTAGCCCCTTATTGTTAGAAAAAATAAGATCTAATACTAAACGCCTATGTTTTTCCCGCAGATATAAATGATTTTACCGCAGATCATATTGATTTAATTACTAATCTGAGTGCCTTTTCTGCGAAATCAGCGGGAAATAAAGTGCTTAAAAACTTAATGCGCCACTACAGCCGCATCAGCGCTTGCTTCTACTTCACTAACAATAAACCTGCGGCCAATTAACAAACAAAATAGCGCGATAAACGCTGCTGCTGTCATTACCAAAGGCATAGGCACAACCGAATGTTCGCTTAACAAACTTACCATTACCGAAGCCAGCGCACCCAAACCCATTTGTAATGCTCCCATTAAAGCCGATGCACTACCGGCATTTTTAGAAAACGGGGCCAGCGATAATGCTGCTGCGTTGGGGTTAATAAGTCCTAAGCAGGCCAGAAACAAAGCGATAAAACCAATAGTACTGTATAAACTGAGCCAGTTATTTAAGGCAAAAATTAAGAATACAAGACTAAATATACACTGGGCAACTAACGCCCAGGTTACAATCTTTTTACTGCTGAACCATTTTAATATTAAACTATTCACCTGACTCGAACCAATAAATGAAACCGATAGCAGCGCGAATATCCAGCCGTAAGCTGTTTTACTTACTTCGTAAATTTTCATAAACACGGTTGGCGATGACGATACATAGGCAAACAAGCCAGAAAAGGTAATAGCGCTGATTAAGGCATAAGTATAGAACTGAGGTTCTCGTAATACGGTGTAAAAGCTGGTTAATATAGGCTTCGGCTTTAACGAATAATTTGGATCGGGCTTATAGCTTTCAGGCAGCTTGAAAATAGAGGCCAAAAGCATTAAAACTGCCATGAAACCTAAAAATACGAAAACATATTTCCAGCCCAGTGCCGAAATTAAATAACCACCGGCAGTAGGAGCCAGCATAGGCGAAACGGCAATCACCAACATTAACGAAGCAAATACCTTAGGGCTTTCTTCTACTGAAAACAAATCGCGCACCATAGCAACTGAAGCTACAGCAGTGGCACAGCTTCCGATGGCTTGTACAAAGCGTAAAACAATGAGTTGGTTTACATCAGTTACGGCTAAACATAAAAATGAAGAGAGTATATAAAGTCCCAGACCAAAATACAATGGCTTTTTTCGGCCATATTTATCCAACAGCGGTCCATATAAAAGCTGACCAGCCGAAATTCCGATAAAAAAGCTGGATAAGGATAGTGAAACTACAGATTCGGTGCTTTTTAAATCTTTGGCAATATCTACAAAACCAGGCAGATACATATCAATAGAAAAAGGACCAAGGGCAGCAAGTGAACCTAAAATAAGTATTAAATAGAAGTGTTGTTTCTTAGCCATGATCTGTTAGTTTTTCGGAGGCGCAAAGATTGGGAGATTTAATTTGCTAACCTAAATTTGCGGGTCGAGCGATTGTAAAAATTACAGTTGGCGGTTAAAATGAATAAATTAGCCCGGAACTGAACGTAAGGTTCCTGTTAAAAAGCATAATCTGCGCTGTAATTTGATAGATTATATTTAGATTTATTGCCTATGACTTTTAAAACGAAAGAAAGCCGTTTACTACTTGTTCTGGGTAGTTTTTTTGTGGCCAATGCTATATTATCAGAGTTTATTGGTGTTAAATTATTCAGTGTAGAAGAAACCATTGGCATGAAGAAGTTCGACATCAACCTATTAGGTGTGCCACATCTTTCGTTCGTAATGTCGGCAGGGGTACTAACCTGGCCCATTATCTTCATCATGACAGATATTATAAACGAGTATTTCGGGGTAAAACAGGTAAGGTTTTTATCTATTCTCACTTCTATTTTAATAGCCTTTGCTTTTATCGTGGTTTGGGGATCTATGC is drawn from Pedobacter sp. HDW13 and contains these coding sequences:
- a CDS encoding DUF2271 domain-containing protein — encoded protein: MKFKHLATAFLLVVTASSFITPVKPLRTFVSNYENVLGTSLELKFKAATQADANLAEARALNEIDRLDHILSAYKADSEFSKWMNNRQQTVKISPELFEVLQQFEHYKTVTNGAIDASAEVISRVWKKAAEANRLPTEAVLQDAVSLVKQKHYSLDAQNKTVTRLNHAPLALNSFAKSYIINKAAEAAMQAPGIENVVVNIGGDMVIKGSQTENIEITNPKASAENEAALTTVKVANMAVATSGNYHRGFSIGGKWYSHIVDPRSGKPVSEIISATVIATNASEAGALATAFNVLTLNEIAQLTSGNNDIAYLLVTKDGNEVKSKNWNKYELVEEKKTVTSPKANRADKLWNTKFELLVNLEIASIESADGRRVRRPFVAVWVEDAAKNPVRNLAIWYNKPRWLPDLKSWTRSNGDEFKKGAEGKLSSTSSATRGPGKYSLVWDGKNDSGQLVKEGKYTVYIEVAREHGTYQLISKEMKFAGSAQKLELTPNPELASASLEYRKIGTAKK
- a CDS encoding PepSY-associated TM helix domain-containing protein yields the protein MNTEKSEPQKSSLIAVPAGLGKMAVKKESGKGKGKKRLAGLSRWLHIYLSMVSFTILLFFAVSGLTLNHADWFTPGKEVVTKDSGTVNLKWIKVADTSKINKLQLVEFLRNKHEVKGALGDFRIEEQELSLTFNGPGYVADAFIDRETGKYELAVTRMGVVAVINDLHKGRDSGKAWSWIIDISAVLMTLVSISGIILICFIKKKRLSGFIIAAAGTIACYLIYKFLVP
- a CDS encoding multidrug effflux MFS transporter, which codes for MAKKQHFYLILILGSLAALGPFSIDMYLPGFVDIAKDLKSTESVVSLSLSSFFIGISAGQLLYGPLLDKYGRKKPLYFGLGLYILSSFLCLAVTDVNQLIVLRFVQAIGSCATAVASVAMVRDLFSVEESPKVFASLMLVIAVSPMLAPTAGGYLISALGWKYVFVFLGFMAVLMLLASIFKLPESYKPDPNYSLKPKPILTSFYTVLREPQFYTYALISAITFSGLFAYVSSSPTVFMKIYEVSKTAYGWIFALLSVSFIGSSQVNSLILKWFSSKKIVTWALVAQCIFSLVFLIFALNNWLSLYSTIGFIALFLACLGLINPNAAALSLAPFSKNAGSASALMGALQMGLGALASVMVSLLSEHSVVPMPLVMTAAAFIALFCLLIGRRFIVSEVEASADAAVVAH
- a CDS encoding methionine aminotransferase → MLNIQSKLPGVSTTIFTVMSKLAAEHNAINLSQGFPDYACDPNLVELVTKAMQDGFNQYAPMPGLPVLKETIAAKVENLYKVKYNPDTEITVTAGGTQAIFTALAAIISAGDEVIIFEPAYDSYAPTIKLLGGLVKTYELAPPDYAIDWDMVKKLFTSRTRMIILNSPQNPTGSILSADDMKALIKLVTGTDILILSDEVYEHLIYDEQKHQSVMLYPELKQRSFIVASFGKLLHATGWKLGYCLAPEKLTKEFRKVHQFNVFSVNSPMQQAIATYLQTPTNYTGIAAFFQEKRDYFRSLLAESRLELLPCNGSYFQCVSYRNISDEKDTDFSMRLIKEFGVATIPVSAFYQKGTDHKIIRFCFAKEHETLALAAEKLKNI